A single genomic interval of Terriglobus albidus harbors:
- a CDS encoding c-type cytochrome gives MRSAIVFILGIAAGLLVLPAIAYVYFVFGRPPVAVADDAFPFEKQVVRVPLHARIEAEMPKQPPIPASDENLVAGANIYREQCASCHGMKGHPSAFGASMYPQTPQLWQKHKNGVVGVSDDEPGMTYWRVKNGIRLTGMPSYQKLLNDTQLWQVSLLLSKADKPLPAAAEEAVSKPIAR, from the coding sequence ATGCGCTCCGCCATCGTTTTCATTCTCGGAATCGCAGCCGGCCTTCTCGTGCTGCCTGCAATCGCCTACGTATACTTCGTTTTCGGACGTCCTCCGGTGGCGGTTGCCGATGACGCCTTTCCCTTCGAAAAGCAGGTCGTCCGTGTGCCGCTTCATGCTCGTATCGAAGCAGAGATGCCTAAGCAGCCGCCAATTCCTGCAAGCGATGAGAACCTGGTAGCCGGAGCAAATATCTATCGCGAGCAGTGCGCCTCGTGCCACGGTATGAAGGGGCATCCATCGGCATTTGGGGCATCGATGTATCCGCAGACACCGCAGCTTTGGCAGAAGCACAAAAACGGCGTAGTGGGCGTCAGCGATGACGAGCCGGGCATGACCTACTGGCGGGTGAAGAACGGTATCAGGCTGACGGGAATGCCCTCCTATCAGAAGCTATTGAACGATACTCAGCTCTGGCAGGTTTCGTTACTGCTCTCCAAGGCGGATAAACCGCTTCCCGCCGCGGCGGAAGAGGCTGTGTCGAAGCCGATTGCAAGGTAG
- a CDS encoding 2-keto-4-pentenoate hydratase: protein MSQNTLTAERESHLRSLADLLLDARRTGKTIDALPDHLVPSSMEEAYFVQDEMMAAYGDVGGYKVGAASPDAEPFFAPMPLIWMAASGSTLINPMHRLRILEGEIAFHFAKDLPARAERYTNEEIAAAISSAHVIIEVLESAYTEPGKHPRLAVSADMQFHGAFVHGPAIENWQSVDWAQESVELVVDGVIRVERTGSNPGGTDLMRLLSWVVNEGAKRTGGIRAGQWITTGSWTGNTPTTPGAEAAVRFTSSGSVKLSFAS from the coding sequence ATGTCGCAGAACACCCTCACCGCGGAGCGCGAGTCGCACCTTCGTTCACTGGCCGACCTGTTGCTGGACGCCCGCCGCACAGGCAAGACGATCGATGCACTGCCGGATCATCTTGTCCCGTCTTCCATGGAGGAGGCATACTTTGTGCAGGACGAGATGATGGCGGCCTACGGTGATGTAGGCGGCTACAAGGTAGGCGCGGCTTCCCCGGATGCCGAGCCGTTCTTTGCTCCCATGCCGCTCATCTGGATGGCTGCGTCCGGATCGACCCTGATCAATCCGATGCATCGCCTGCGGATCCTCGAGGGCGAGATCGCCTTCCACTTCGCCAAGGATCTTCCGGCGCGCGCGGAGCGTTACACGAACGAAGAGATTGCTGCGGCGATCTCGTCCGCGCACGTCATCATCGAGGTGCTGGAGTCGGCGTATACCGAGCCTGGGAAGCACCCCCGGCTGGCCGTCTCTGCGGACATGCAGTTCCACGGCGCCTTTGTACACGGGCCGGCGATCGAGAACTGGCAGAGCGTCGACTGGGCGCAGGAATCGGTCGAACTGGTAGTGGATGGGGTGATCCGCGTCGAGCGTACGGGATCGAACCCTGGCGGCACGGACCTGATGCGTCTGCTCTCGTGGGTGGTGAATGAAGGAGCGAAGCGCACCGGCGGCATCCGTGCCGGGCAGTGGATCACGACCGGATCATGGACCGGAAATACGCCCACAACGCCAGGAGCAGAGGCGGCGGTTCGATTTACGAGTTCAGGATCAGTTAAGCTTTCTTTCGCAAGCTAG
- a CDS encoding uracil-DNA glycosylase: MTYTPEAAARLRAYVAYFRDLGVHEFYRWSEPAPQTQHASAVIEQLMPPAPVPTPVPVTAVTAPEIDDREPQPAQMLPPELREPPIPKLYSFDELVPLPTTTVPAADRPAAMKLIQDEIGDCTRCPLAYGGRRKIVFADGDPNATLMFVGEGPGADEDAQGLPFVGKAGQLLNNMITAMGIKREQVYIANIVKCRPPANRTPEYVEATTCSQFLIKQIDVVQPKVIVALGSTAATYLLGRKQALAGLRGTWHQARGAKVAVTYHPAFLLRDPRMKGEAWKDLQMVMRELGLKPPEKQ; the protein is encoded by the coding sequence ATGACTTACACGCCTGAGGCCGCCGCGCGGCTGCGGGCCTATGTCGCGTACTTCCGCGACCTTGGCGTACACGAGTTCTATCGTTGGAGCGAGCCGGCTCCGCAGACGCAACATGCCTCTGCGGTTATCGAGCAGCTTATGCCTCCCGCTCCCGTACCAACACCGGTCCCGGTGACGGCTGTGACTGCGCCGGAGATCGATGACCGCGAGCCACAACCGGCGCAGATGCTGCCGCCGGAGCTGAGAGAGCCTCCCATTCCTAAGCTGTATTCCTTTGATGAACTTGTTCCTTTGCCGACGACGACGGTTCCCGCCGCCGATCGCCCGGCTGCGATGAAGCTGATCCAGGATGAGATCGGCGACTGCACCCGCTGTCCACTTGCCTATGGCGGACGCCGCAAGATCGTCTTTGCCGACGGTGACCCGAACGCCACGCTCATGTTTGTCGGGGAAGGTCCCGGAGCTGATGAAGATGCACAGGGGCTGCCCTTTGTGGGCAAGGCCGGGCAGTTGCTCAACAACATGATCACGGCGATGGGTATAAAGCGTGAGCAGGTTTACATCGCCAATATCGTGAAGTGCCGTCCGCCGGCAAACCGTACTCCGGAGTACGTGGAAGCCACCACCTGTTCGCAGTTCCTGATCAAACAGATCGATGTCGTACAGCCTAAGGTGATTGTGGCTCTCGGCTCTACAGCGGCAACATATCTGCTGGGCCGGAAGCAGGCGCTTGCCGGTCTGCGCGGTACCTGGCACCAGGCGCGCGGAGCCAAGGTGGCTGTGACCTACCATCCAGCCTTTCTGTTGCGCGATCCCCGGATGAAGGGTGAGGCCTGGAAGGATTTGCAGATGGTGATGCGGGAGTTGGGGCTGAAGCCTCCCGAAAAACAGTAG
- the rpoZ gene encoding DNA-directed RNA polymerase subunit omega produces MDPKLVNKYSLVKGAARRARQLQSGAAPLIASKSMKACRVAQDEILSGQVKFVVPKTELKPDIESVL; encoded by the coding sequence ATGGATCCAAAGCTCGTCAATAAGTACAGCCTGGTTAAGGGAGCGGCGCGCCGTGCGCGTCAACTGCAGTCGGGTGCAGCCCCTCTGATCGCGTCTAAATCGATGAAGGCATGCCGTGTTGCCCAGGACGAGATTCTCTCCGGGCAGGTAAAGTTTGTCGTTCCCAAAACCGAGTTGAAGCCCGACATCGAGTCTGTGCTTTAG